In the genome of Nocardia terpenica, one region contains:
- a CDS encoding proline racemase family protein, with protein sequence MRSSRIISAIDTHTEGMPTRVVTGGIGTVPGDTMAARRTYFQRHLDGLRTLLMYEPRGHAAMSGAILQPATTADGHYGVLFIEVSGLLPMCGHGTIGVATALVESGMVPVAEPTTEIRLDTPAGRVVAEVAVSGGHADAVTLRNVPAYCDSVDNTVDVPGLGTVRYDMAYGGNFYAIVGLDGLGIPFDRAHKDRILDAGLRIMAAVNDTRRPTHPGDERISGCKHVLFLDPASEPAHTRHAMAIHPGWFDRSPCGTGTSALLARQHARGLLSDGEVLRNDSFLGTTFHARALETTTVGGHPAVVPALTGRAWVTGIGTYLLDPTDPFPEGFLF encoded by the coding sequence ATGCGAAGCAGCCGAATCATTTCCGCGATCGACACGCACACCGAGGGCATGCCCACCCGGGTGGTCACCGGCGGTATCGGCACCGTGCCCGGTGACACCATGGCGGCGCGGCGGACGTATTTCCAGCGGCATCTGGACGGACTGCGCACGCTGCTGATGTACGAGCCGCGCGGGCACGCGGCCATGAGCGGCGCGATCCTGCAACCCGCCACCACCGCCGACGGCCACTACGGGGTGCTGTTCATCGAGGTCAGTGGGCTGCTGCCGATGTGCGGGCACGGCACCATCGGGGTGGCCACCGCGCTCGTCGAATCCGGGATGGTGCCCGTCGCCGAGCCGACCACCGAGATCCGCCTCGACACCCCCGCCGGGCGCGTCGTCGCCGAGGTCGCGGTGTCCGGCGGCCACGCGGACGCGGTCACCCTCCGCAATGTGCCCGCCTACTGCGACAGCGTGGACAACACCGTGGACGTGCCGGGGCTCGGGACCGTGCGCTACGACATGGCCTACGGCGGCAACTTCTACGCCATCGTCGGGCTCGACGGTCTCGGAATACCGTTCGACCGCGCGCACAAGGACCGGATCCTCGACGCGGGCCTGCGAATCATGGCCGCCGTCAACGACACTCGCCGCCCGACCCATCCCGGGGACGAGCGGATATCCGGCTGCAAGCACGTCCTGTTCCTCGACCCGGCCTCCGAACCCGCGCACACCCGGCACGCCATGGCCATCCATCCGGGCTGGTTCGACCGCTCACCCTGCGGCACCGGCACTTCCGCGCTGCTGGCCCGCCAGCACGCGCGGGGCTTGCTGTCCGACGGCGAGGTGCTGCGCAACGATTCGTTCCTGGGCACCACCTTTCACGCCCGCGCGCTCGAAACCACCACCGTGGGCGGCCATCCCGCGGTCGTGCCCGCGCTTACCGGCCGCGCCTGGGTCACCGGGATCGGCACCTATCTGCTCGACCCCACCGACCCCTTTCCGGAAGGTTTCCTGTTCTGA